Proteins co-encoded in one Cryomorphaceae bacterium 1068 genomic window:
- a CDS encoding nuclear transport factor 2 family protein, with product MTSSSNQDLITKFYEAFSRLDAEAMASCYHEEVVFEDPAFGILKGKKAGNMWRMLCKSQKGKGFIVEFSNVKANDQTGSAQWEAKYTFSKTGRKVHNKIDARFEFADGMIIKHTDDFDLKKWARQAMGLKGALLGGTSFFKNKLQQQTNGMLAKFESKL from the coding sequence ATGACGTCTTCTTCAAATCAAGATTTAATCACCAAGTTCTACGAGGCCTTTTCACGTTTAGATGCAGAAGCCATGGCTTCTTGTTACCATGAAGAAGTGGTTTTTGAAGACCCTGCCTTTGGAATTCTCAAAGGAAAAAAGGCCGGAAATATGTGGCGTATGCTTTGTAAAAGCCAAAAGGGAAAAGGCTTCATCGTAGAATTTTCGAATGTGAAGGCGAACGATCAAACCGGTTCAGCGCAGTGGGAAGCCAAGTATACTTTTTCAAAAACAGGTAGGAAAGTCCACAATAAGATAGACGCTCGATTTGAGTTTGCCGACGGTATGATCATAAAGCATACTGACGATTTTGATTTAAAGAAATGGGCTCGTCAAGCTATGGGACTCAAAGGTGCACTGCTCGGTGGAACCTCCTTTTTTAAAAATAAGCTACAGCAACAAACGAACGGTATGTTGGCCAAATTTGAAAGCAAGCTGTAG